Within the Flavobacteriales bacterium genome, the region ACCGACATGGCATCCATGGGCGATAACCTGGTGGCATGCGGTAACTTCAATAATTTCGACGGCAATGCCATTGAGGAAGTGGCGATCTGGGACGGCAACAGCTGGACAGGCATCGCTGATCTTCTGGGAGGCAATGTGAACACCCTCGGTCATTTCAACGGTCAGTTGTTGCTGTCGACCATTGAAGGTCACCCGATCTACAGCGACGCTGTGCAAGCCAACGTGGGCTCGGTAGCCACCTTCGGCGACCCTGTGGTGACGTCGGTGCTTTCGGTGTCACGCGAAAACGGCATGGCTTTCCCGAACCCCAACAGCGGCACCTTCATGCTGACCGGCATCACCGGAAAAAGCACGGTGAGCGTGTACAATCTGGTGGGTGAAGAAATGAAACGCATGGAAGTGAACGCCAATGCAACCGTTACCCTCGGCGATGTTCCCGCAGGTATGTACCTGGTGCGGGTGCAAACCGGAGAGCAAGTACGCATGGAAAACATCGTGGTTGAGTAAACCCTAAGAATGATAGGAAAGCCCGGTCGTGTATCACGGCCGGGCTTTTTACTTCCGCTATTCCGGTTTCACTGCAACACAACCCAAGGTTCCAGCGTGTCTCCCACGCCGAAGTTGTTGCAGTCGAGCGGATGCGCATCACGCAAGGCTTTCGAAATGA harbors:
- a CDS encoding T9SS type A sorting domain-containing protein, with amino-acid sequence MNLSNGSAQIKRMFVHKGKLYLSIEHSTNNYILQYDGTTIDTIADNISHNVTDMASMGDNLVACGNFNNFDGNAIEEVAIWDGNSWTGIADLLGGNVNTLGHFNGQLLLSTIEGHPIYSDAVQANVGSVATFGDPVVTSVLSVSRENGMAFPNPNSGTFMLTGITGKSTVSVYNLVGEEMKRMEVNANATVTLGDVPAGMYLVRVQTGEQVRMENIVVE